Genomic segment of Paenalkalicoccus suaedae:
GAGGGGTTTGTCGGAATGAAAATCTATACGAAAAAAGGCGATAAGGGCCAAACGCAATTAATTGGTAAACGTGTATCTAAAACTCACGCTCGCGTGGAGTCCTATGGAACGGTTGATGAACTAAATAGCTTTATTGGCGTTGCAATTGCTGAATTAGATCAAGAGGATATGATTTCGGACCTAGAGATTATTCAGCATGAGCTATTTGATATTGGCGGAGATTTAGCTAATGTCACAGAGAAAAAAGAGTGGGCGTTAAAAGAAGCATCCATTACAAGGCTAGAACATAAAATAGATGCTTATTGGGCGGAGGCACCTGAACTTAAAACATTTATATTACCAGGTGGAGAGAAGGCGGCCGCTCATTTGCACGTTTGTCGTACAGTAGCTAGACGTGCAGAGCGATTAACAGTCGCCATTGACGATGGTTCAGAGCTTCCACCATTTGCGCTTGCCTATTTGAATCGTCTATCTGACTATTTCTTTGCAGCAGCAAGAGCTGTGAATGCGAGAAAAAATAGAGAAGATATCCTTTATAAGCGTGGGAAAGACGTTTTTAAATAGATAAGACTAGGAAGAAGAGCGCTATGTTTGAGATAGAAGGGACCGGTTGCAACAATTCGGTTCCTTTTTTTGTGGGAAATAAATGTGGGATTCTAAAGAGGATAGGCAGTAGTTCATGGGAACGGAAAAGTGAGCCTCGTTGGGTGATAATTGACGTTTATAAACGGATAATGGAGCGGCGTTTTCGGATAACCAAGCCGTGTTTTCGGATAATCAAACGCTGTTTCCTCAAATAAAAAAGCTGGGACAGCTTATTTGCTTTTGTCCCAGCCTGTTTCCTACTTATAGTAAAATTTCAATCTCCGCGTTCGCACGAAGGTCTTCTAGATAAGCTTGTTGCTCTAACTGTTCTTCTAATTCAGGCTGAATGGTATCAAACTCTTCCATTTCTGGATTTTGTGCAGCCATTTGCTCGTAGAAGGCTTGAACTTCTTCTTCAGTAACCTCATACGCACCTTCCTCTAGGTGTGCAAGAGTTAGAAGTTCTTCAACGCGAGTAATATCGCGAATTTCTTCTTCAATTTGCTCTTCTGTATACTGCTGTTGTTCTAGAGCTTCTTGGAATGCTTCCTCTGTTTCAAAAGAAGCTTTTAATTCTTCTAGCTCTTGATTAACCATTTCGTCGTCAGCTTCAATGCCTTGAGCTTCCGCTTCTTGTACAAGCAGTCGAGTTACCACTAGCTGATCAAGAATCTGCTGACTCATTTGAGCCATCATTGCTTGCATTTCAGCATCTTGTTCCGCATCCTCTTCACCTTCGCCGCCCATCATTCCTTGCATTGGGCCTACTTGAGCTTGAAGTTCGCTGTATGGAATTTCTTCTCCATTAACAATAGCTACTGGCTCATCAGGATCTTGGTCCATAACATTTGGTACGTCTTCTGGCTGAGCTTCGCCATCGAGATTATTTTCGCCATCCGTATTAGCATTACCTTCATTACCTTCAACTTCGGTAACATTCTCTTCTGTGTTAGTTGCTGCATTATTCGTGTTGTTTACTTGGTCATTTCCTCCATCATTATCCGTGCTACAAGCTGCAAGCAGTAGCCCAGCTGAAAGAGTAGTTGTTAGAATTGCTTTTTTGCTAAATCGTTTCATTCGTTAAATCAGCCTCTCTAGTTTTGTCTTACGATGGTATAAAGCGTATCATAAAAGTGCGTATTTATTCAATTTATCAAATCTATAAAAGTATGGCAGTATATTGATAATAGGGACTTTGGCGGTTAGAAAGGTTATTTTTTATGCGAATAAAAACTAGCCCCTTTATTAAAAGAGGCTAGTAAAATCATTCTTATAGCTCAATTGTTTTTACGGATGCAATTTCATCAATGCTAGTAAATGCCGTAAGGACGCTGTCTTGGCATTCTTTGTCCGTTGAAAGAAGCATGATAGCATCTCCACCTTCTTGCTTACGCCCTACCTGCATAGTGGCAATATTGACATCGTGAGTTCCTAAAAGCTGACCCACTTTACCAATTACACCAGGGCGGTCATTGTGCTGAACGAAAAGCGTATGCTTGGCAGGTTTAAAATCTAATTGGAATTCGTTAATTTGCGTAATTCTTGAACCAAATTCTTGGCTGTGAGTACCATGGATCGTAAGCGTTCTTGATTCCCCATGGATTATCACCTTAACAAAGTTAGCATATCCGTGTGACTCACTGTCGTGGCGCTCAGATAGCTTCACATCGCGCTCTTTCGCAATAAGAGTAGCGTTTACTTCGTTTACATACCCATCAATACGATGACGGAAAAAGCCAGCAAGTAAGCTACGATTGAATAGACCTGTTTCTTGGTGCGAAATTTCTCCTGCATACGTAATCTCAATATGCTTAACAGGCTCTCGGAATAACTGAGAAGCAGTCTCTCCGAGCGTTCGAGTTAGCTTTGTAAAAGGAGAGAATTTTTCATAGACATCTTGATCTAAATATGGCAGGTTTAACGCATGTGGAGCTGGGTTGCCACTTAAATAATCTAGCACCTCTTTAGACACTTGCTCCGCTACGTTCTTTTGAGCCTCCGATGTGGATGCAGCAATATGCGGTGTTGTAATAACCTGTTGTAAAGAGGAGAGTGGATGATTCTTTGCTGGTTCTTCAGCAAACACGTCAATTGCAGCTCCGCGTACATGTCCTTCTACAATAACTTCATAAAGTGCTTCCTCATCAATGATGCCACCACGAGCACAGTTAAGAATAAATACACCTTTTTTAGTCTTTAATAAGTTCTCTTTATTGAGTAGCCCTTTTGTTTCTTTCGTTAAAGGCGTGTGAACAGTAATGAAGTCGCTTTGTTCTAATACTTTTTCAAACGACACAGCATCAACGTGGTGCTTGTCTGCTCGTTGTTGAGTTAGGAATGG
This window contains:
- a CDS encoding cob(I)yrinic acid a,c-diamide adenosyltransferase; protein product: MKIYTKKGDKGQTQLIGKRVSKTHARVESYGTVDELNSFIGVAIAELDQEDMISDLEIIQHELFDIGGDLANVTEKKEWALKEASITRLEHKIDAYWAEAPELKTFILPGGEKAAAHLHVCRTVARRAERLTVAIDDGSELPPFALAYLNRLSDYFFAAARAVNARKNREDILYKRGKDVFK
- a CDS encoding SurA N-terminal domain-containing protein, translating into MKRFSKKAILTTTLSAGLLLAACSTDNDGGNDQVNNTNNAATNTEENVTEVEGNEGNANTDGENNLDGEAQPEDVPNVMDQDPDEPVAIVNGEEIPYSELQAQVGPMQGMMGGEGEEDAEQDAEMQAMMAQMSQQILDQLVVTRLLVQEAEAQGIEADDEMVNQELEELKASFETEEAFQEALEQQQYTEEQIEEEIRDITRVEELLTLAHLEEGAYEVTEEEVQAFYEQMAAQNPEMEEFDTIQPELEEQLEQQAYLEDLRANAEIEILL
- the serA gene encoding phosphoglycerate dehydrogenase, with amino-acid sequence MVQLQQPVRPDQDTFTVLVSDHMSEDGLKPILESSLVSVIRESVDDTTFPLEQVDALLIRSATTVTEELLQKMPNLKIIGRAGVGVDNVDLPAATAHGVVVVNAPDGNTISTAEHTFAMLASLARNIPQANQSMREGKWDRKSYQGAELYGKTLGIVGFGRIGSELASRARAFKMNVVAFDPFLTQQRADKHHVDAVSFEKVLEQSDFITVHTPLTKETKGLLNKENLLKTKKGVFILNCARGGIIDEEALYEVIVEGHVRGAAIDVFAEEPAKNHPLSSLQQVITTPHIAASTSEAQKNVAEQVSKEVLDYLSGNPAPHALNLPYLDQDVYEKFSPFTKLTRTLGETASQLFREPVKHIEITYAGEISHQETGLFNRSLLAGFFRHRIDGYVNEVNATLIAKERDVKLSERHDSESHGYANFVKVIIHGESRTLTIHGTHSQEFGSRITQINEFQLDFKPAKHTLFVQHNDRPGVIGKVGQLLGTHDVNIATMQVGRKQEGGDAIMLLSTDKECQDSVLTAFTSIDEIASVKTIEL